From the genome of Acidobacteriota bacterium, one region includes:
- a CDS encoding ABC transporter permease: MITVRRCGVALLAIVCTCALAAPWLSTGDVATQYPDYALAGPSLARRDMVERLPPTYRARDERLPLEWFAGHLVRSADPHEPLLPLGSDTLGRDQWTRLLYGARLSLGLAGVALVASVAIGTLVGLVAGRRAGWTDSALMRLADLFIAWPALYVVLVLRAALPLTLPFGTLFLMMAAVLTLAGWAIVARAVRAVTASERSRESVLAAEAAGASPAWIIRRHLLPASVPVIVTQALLLVPTFILAEATLSFVGLGFAEPAPSWGTMLREASNPFTLRHAPWLLAPAGAIALVTLAVNLISGNRQRATGNRTSNGLPPVRSVSGSDTRPSGFRR; this comes from the coding sequence GTGATCACCGTGCGGCGATGCGGCGTCGCGCTGCTCGCGATCGTGTGCACGTGTGCGCTAGCGGCGCCGTGGCTGTCGACGGGCGATGTCGCGACTCAGTATCCCGACTACGCCCTCGCGGGGCCGTCGCTCGCGCGGCGCGACATGGTCGAGCGCCTGCCGCCCACGTATCGCGCGCGCGACGAGCGCCTGCCGCTGGAGTGGTTCGCCGGACATCTCGTGCGCAGCGCCGATCCGCACGAACCGTTGCTGCCGCTCGGCAGCGACACGCTCGGGCGCGATCAATGGACGCGCCTGCTCTATGGCGCGCGGTTGTCGCTGGGACTGGCGGGCGTGGCGCTCGTCGCCTCCGTCGCGATCGGCACGCTGGTGGGGCTCGTCGCTGGACGACGAGCCGGATGGACCGACAGCGCGCTGATGCGCCTCGCGGACCTGTTCATCGCGTGGCCGGCGCTGTACGTCGTGCTCGTGCTGCGCGCGGCGCTGCCACTCACGCTGCCGTTCGGCACGCTGTTCCTCATGATGGCCGCGGTGCTCACGCTCGCGGGCTGGGCGATCGTCGCGCGCGCGGTGCGCGCGGTGACCGCATCGGAGCGCAGCCGCGAGTCGGTACTGGCCGCGGAAGCCGCCGGCGCGTCGCCCGCCTGGATCATCAGGCGTCACCTGTTGCCGGCGAGCGTGCCCGTGATCGTGACGCAGGCGCTGCTGCTGGTGCCGACGTTCATCCTCGCCGAAGCCACGCTCTCGTTCGTCGGCCTCGGCTTCGCGGAACCGGCACCGTCATGGGGCACGATGCTGCGCGAGGCCAGCAATCCGTTCACGCTGCGCCACGCGCCATGGCTGCTCGCACCGGCCGGTGCGATCGCGCTCGTGACGCTGGCGGTGAATCTCATCTCCGGCAACCGGCAACGGGCAACCGGCAACCGGACATCGAACGGGTTGCCCCCCGTTCGCTCCGTCTCGGGTTCGGATACACGACCATCTGGTTTCCGTCGCTAG
- a CDS encoding endonuclease/exonuclease/phosphatase family protein encodes MTSRLVALLAGVLALAGFTSQTPRELRVLTFNIHHAEGMDGRLDVERIAQVIRDSKADIVGLQEVDRGVERTGRRDLLKEIADLTGMRFSFGKNLDHQGGEYGNAFLTSHPIVSEGNKPLPNANNVEPRGVLQTVIDVAGTKVLVLTTHLDFSRDERDRVASADAMLAMVEAFGGGPVIAMGDFNDSPERTPWKRLTSGFTDVWTAVGQSDGFTIPVETPRRRIDWILVRGLTPVRAEVLRTDASDHLPVVATVTLP; translated from the coding sequence ATGACATCGCGTCTTGTCGCGCTGCTGGCAGGCGTGCTCGCACTCGCCGGCTTCACCAGCCAAACGCCGCGCGAGTTGCGTGTGCTCACCTTCAATATCCATCACGCCGAAGGCATGGACGGCCGTCTCGACGTCGAGCGCATCGCGCAGGTGATCCGCGATTCGAAGGCCGACATCGTCGGCCTGCAGGAAGTGGATCGCGGCGTCGAGCGGACGGGACGACGGGATCTGCTGAAGGAGATCGCGGACCTCACGGGGATGCGGTTCTCGTTCGGCAAGAACCTCGACCACCAGGGCGGCGAGTACGGCAACGCATTCCTCACGTCGCACCCCATCGTCTCGGAGGGCAACAAGCCGCTGCCCAACGCCAACAACGTCGAGCCGCGCGGCGTGCTGCAGACGGTGATCGACGTCGCTGGCACGAAGGTGCTCGTGCTCACGACGCACCTCGATTTCAGCAGGGACGAGCGTGATCGCGTGGCCAGTGCCGACGCGATGCTCGCGATGGTGGAGGCATTCGGCGGCGGTCCGGTGATCGCGATGGGCGACTTCAACGACTCGCCGGAGCGCACCCCATGGAAGCGCCTGACCAGCGGATTCACCGACGTGTGGACGGCCGTCGGTCAGAGCGACGGCTTCACGATCCCCGTCGAGACGCCGCGCCGCCGCATCGACTGGATCCTCGTCCGCGGCCTCACGCCCGTCCGCGCGGAAGTGCTGAGAACCGACGCATCCGACCACCTCCCCGTCGTCGCGACGGTGACGCTGCCGTAG
- a CDS encoding ATP-binding protein, which translates to MAIDRYLKAEIVSTLAQRMAFIGGPRQIGKTTLALSLIGPDATERHPAYLNWDDPKVPPAVRRGQLPPDEPLVVLDEIHKYARWRNLVKGLYDTEKSVRQFIVTGSARLDHYRKGGDSLAGRYRYFRLHPFSVNEIAAATGAPAGEHVDALLAFGGFPEPLLAQNARALRRWQRERLTRVVREDLRDLERVRDVSLVEQLVDLLPERVGSLLSVRSLREDLEVDHKTAEHWITILENLYVCFRVPPYGDPARRRSPGSPATRIRALKKQQKLYLWDWSVVPDEGARFENLVAAQLLKYCHWQEDVEGHRMELRFLRDVDGREVDFVVIQDKRPIFAVECKTGERAASPAIRYFAERTSIPVFYQVHRGTRHFQQGHATVVPFARWCMDMQLP; encoded by the coding sequence ATGGCCATCGATCGCTACCTGAAGGCGGAGATCGTCTCGACGCTGGCTCAACGCATGGCGTTCATCGGTGGGCCGAGACAGATCGGCAAGACGACGCTCGCGTTGTCGCTCATCGGCCCTGATGCAACAGAACGCCATCCGGCCTACCTGAACTGGGACGATCCCAAGGTTCCGCCGGCGGTGCGCCGCGGGCAACTGCCGCCGGACGAGCCGCTCGTGGTGCTCGACGAGATCCACAAGTACGCGCGGTGGAGAAACCTGGTCAAGGGACTCTACGACACGGAGAAGAGCGTCCGCCAGTTCATCGTCACCGGCTCTGCGCGCCTCGATCACTACCGGAAGGGTGGCGACTCGCTCGCGGGCCGGTATCGCTACTTTCGGCTGCATCCGTTCTCGGTCAACGAGATCGCGGCGGCCACCGGAGCCCCTGCAGGCGAGCATGTGGATGCGCTGCTCGCATTCGGCGGATTCCCGGAGCCGCTGCTCGCTCAGAACGCGCGGGCGCTGCGGCGCTGGCAACGGGAGCGTCTCACGCGAGTGGTACGCGAGGACCTGCGTGACCTGGAGCGCGTTCGGGACGTCTCGCTCGTCGAGCAGCTTGTCGACCTGTTGCCGGAACGTGTCGGCTCCCTGCTCTCGGTGCGGAGCCTGCGCGAGGATCTCGAGGTCGATCACAAGACCGCCGAGCACTGGATCACGATCCTCGAGAACCTGTACGTCTGTTTCCGCGTTCCGCCATATGGCGATCCGGCGCGGCGCCGCAGTCCGGGCAGTCCGGCCACGCGCATCCGCGCGCTGAAGAAGCAGCAGAAGCTCTATCTGTGGGACTGGTCGGTCGTACCTGACGAGGGGGCGCGCTTCGAGAACCTCGTGGCCGCGCAGCTCCTCAAGTACTGCCACTGGCAGGAGGACGTCGAAGGCCATCGCATGGAGCTTCGCTTCCTCCGCGACGTCGACGGACGCGAAGTGGACTTCGTGGTCATTCAGGACAAGCGCCCGATCTTCGCCGTCGAATGCAAGACTGGTGAGCGAGCAGCGAGCCCGGCCATCCGCTACTTCGCCGAGCGCACGTCGATCCCCGTCTTCTATCAGGTACACCGTGGTACCCGGCACTTCCAGCAGGGCCACGCTACTGTCGTTCCCTTCGCCCGCTGGTGCATGGACATGCAGTTGCCGTGA
- a CDS encoding ATP-binding protein — translation MQRETLKYILADAMARPLPEVVPRALTLPLDSRKVVALVGIRRCGKTSILYDTMRRLEASGVDRRRMVYLNFEDDRLLPIETAEFDHVLRAHAELYPEVAGQPRYYFFDEVQRAPRWETFVRRLVDTEGARVFVTGSSSDLLVRDVATSLRGRSISFEVFPLSFPEFLAFRGIEHTRYSRASEGRIAAALDDYLDTGGLPEIVLADEALRPRILQEYVDLVFYKDLVDRYRVGNGPVMRQLLKTCLGQPAALFSAHKVYQDLRSQGYQLSKDTVYQYLGYLEESYVVFTLAVAEKSIRKQAANPKKVHPVDWALGYPFVPARRIDVGHKLETAVFLHWRRQRRDLAYLAGAREVDLVVDPDRPEAALNVAYSVTDADTWDREMASLEAAATRVPKAERVLVAHETGSRKPPKGVKVLDAWRYLLGA, via the coding sequence GTGCAGAGGGAAACCCTGAAGTACATCCTGGCCGACGCCATGGCCAGGCCGTTGCCGGAGGTGGTGCCGAGAGCGCTGACGCTGCCGCTGGATTCGCGCAAGGTCGTGGCGCTGGTCGGCATCAGGCGGTGCGGCAAGACGTCGATCCTCTACGACACGATGCGCCGCCTCGAAGCGAGCGGCGTCGACAGGCGGCGGATGGTCTACCTGAATTTCGAGGACGACCGCCTGCTGCCGATCGAGACGGCGGAGTTCGATCACGTGCTCCGCGCGCACGCGGAGCTCTACCCGGAGGTGGCCGGCCAGCCGCGGTACTACTTCTTCGACGAGGTGCAGCGCGCGCCGCGCTGGGAGACGTTCGTGCGGCGGCTCGTGGACACCGAAGGTGCCCGCGTCTTCGTCACCGGCTCCTCGTCGGACCTGCTGGTGCGCGACGTGGCGACGAGCCTCCGCGGACGCAGCATCTCGTTCGAGGTCTTCCCGCTGTCGTTCCCGGAGTTCCTCGCGTTCAGGGGCATCGAGCACACGCGGTACTCGCGCGCGTCGGAAGGACGGATCGCCGCGGCGCTCGACGACTATCTCGACACCGGAGGGCTTCCCGAGATCGTCCTGGCCGACGAGGCCCTGCGTCCGCGCATCCTGCAGGAGTACGTGGACCTGGTCTTCTACAAGGACCTCGTCGATCGCTACCGCGTGGGCAACGGACCCGTGATGCGGCAGTTGCTCAAGACCTGCCTGGGCCAGCCGGCCGCGCTCTTCAGCGCGCACAAGGTCTATCAGGACCTGCGCTCGCAGGGGTACCAGCTCTCGAAAGACACCGTGTACCAGTACCTCGGCTACCTGGAGGAGTCGTACGTCGTGTTCACGCTTGCCGTGGCGGAGAAGTCGATACGGAAGCAGGCGGCCAATCCCAAGAAGGTGCACCCGGTGGACTGGGCGCTGGGCTATCCGTTCGTCCCGGCTCGACGCATCGACGTGGGGCACAAACTCGAGACGGCGGTGTTCCTGCACTGGCGTCGCCAGCGTCGCGATCTCGCGTACCTCGCCGGCGCGCGCGAAGTCGATCTCGTCGTCGATCCCGACAGGCCCGAAGCCGCCCTCAACGTGGCGTACTCGGTGACCGACGCCGACACATGGGACCGTGAGATGGCGAGCCTCGAAGCGGCCGCCACGCGGGTCCCGAAGGCCGAGCGCGTGCTCGTCGCCCACGAGACCGGTTCGCGCAAGCCCCCGAAGGGCGTGAAGGTGCTCGACGCCTGGCGCTACCTGCTTGGCGCGTAG
- a CDS encoding HEPN domain-containing protein, with protein sequence MRNRELAVDHVRRATARLRALDVLFEAESWADVVREAQEVVELALKGLLRSVGVDPPRVHDVADVLVAERGLLPDALAPHVERLARASRTLRRDRELAFYGAEDLTPSSFYKESDATAARDSARDVVTTVTPFV encoded by the coding sequence ATGCGTAACCGGGAACTTGCCGTCGATCACGTGCGTCGGGCCACCGCGCGCCTGCGAGCGCTGGACGTCCTGTTCGAGGCCGAGAGCTGGGCTGACGTCGTGCGCGAAGCGCAGGAGGTCGTCGAACTGGCTCTGAAGGGACTCCTCAGGTCGGTCGGCGTCGATCCCCCTCGTGTACACGACGTCGCGGATGTCCTGGTCGCCGAACGCGGTTTGCTGCCGGATGCGCTCGCTCCGCACGTGGAGCGTCTGGCGCGTGCATCCCGCACGCTGCGCCGGGATCGCGAGCTTGCGTTCTACGGCGCGGAAGACCTGACACCTTCGAGCTTCTACAAGGAATCCGACGCCACCGCCGCGCGCGACAGCGCCCGCGACGTCGTGACCACCGTCACGCCATTCGTCTGA
- a CDS encoding nucleotidyltransferase domain-containing protein, with protein MVMMVMLLLADERHDRTSVVARPLSCQFPPVGCRLHALRDRAWREHDHEVSSNTVRVRRQQAPARLDQAVAAYVAILSRVERQFGRSLLGLVAIGSWTRGDAARGSDIDVLVVLAPDVAIERRLYRPWDEEPLKVEGRVVDVHFVHCPEPGAQPSALWCEAAVDGVVWHDSTGAIGRFLLGVSRSIAEGRLVRGTTHGQAYWKGAA; from the coding sequence ATGGTGATGATGGTGATGCTGCTGCTGGCCGACGAACGCCATGACCGTACAAGCGTAGTCGCCCGTCCGCTGTCGTGTCAATTTCCGCCTGTCGGCTGCCGACTGCATGCCTTGCGAGATCGTGCCTGGCGCGAGCATGATCACGAGGTGTCGTCCAACACGGTTCGCGTCCGCCGCCAGCAGGCGCCCGCTCGCCTCGATCAGGCCGTCGCGGCGTATGTCGCGATTCTGAGTCGGGTCGAGCGGCAGTTCGGCCGCTCCCTGCTGGGGCTGGTCGCCATCGGCTCGTGGACGCGTGGTGATGCGGCTCGGGGTTCCGACATCGACGTGCTGGTGGTCCTGGCGCCGGATGTGGCAATCGAGCGTCGTCTCTACCGTCCCTGGGACGAGGAGCCGCTCAAGGTCGAGGGGCGCGTGGTCGACGTACATTTCGTTCACTGTCCCGAGCCGGGCGCACAGCCATCGGCGCTCTGGTGTGAAGCCGCTGTCGACGGCGTCGTCTGGCACGACTCGACCGGGGCGATCGGCCGTTTCCTGCTTGGCGTCAGCCGAAGCATCGCCGAGGGACGCCTGGTCCGGGGGACGACGCACGGGCAAGCCTACTGGAAGGGCGCGGCGTGA
- the hisI gene encoding phosphoribosyl-AMP cyclohydrolase yields the protein MDFEKFHGLVPAVVQDDASNEVLMVGFMNEEALRRTRETGFVTFFSRTRNTLWTKGETSGNRLKVVRLLTDCDNDTVLARVERQGDGLVCHTGTVSCFNEEI from the coding sequence ATGGATTTCGAGAAGTTTCACGGGCTGGTGCCCGCCGTGGTGCAGGACGATGCGAGCAATGAGGTGCTGATGGTGGGCTTCATGAACGAAGAGGCCCTGCGACGCACGCGCGAGACGGGCTTTGTCACCTTCTTCAGCCGCACGCGCAACACGCTCTGGACCAAGGGCGAGACGTCGGGCAACAGGCTCAAGGTGGTGCGCCTGCTCACCGACTGCGACAACGACACCGTGCTCGCGCGCGTCGAGCGGCAGGGCGACGGCCTCGTGTGCCACACGGGCACCGTCAGCTGCTTCAACGAGGAAATCTGA
- a CDS encoding ATP phosphoribosyltransferase, with amino-acid sequence MAPSDSAQGKLRLGIPKGSLQDSTVQLFARAGWNIYVSSRSYVPGTDDQELECMLIRAQEMARYVADGVLDAGLTGQDWIAEQLIASRAEVVPVQELVYSKQSFGTVKWVLAAPDDSRFTKPEDFAGCTIATELVKVTEDYFQAKGIDVTVEFSWGATEVKPPVLADGIVEATETGSTLRANRLRIIDTVMESRTQLIANPAAWVDPWKKTKIENIALLLRAAIEAQGRVGLMLNVKRDALKTLLELVPALRRPTVSSLSDEDWVAVNTIIEERVVRDLVPRLKAAGAEGIVEYPLNKIVV; translated from the coding sequence ATGGCACCCTCCGACTCCGCTCAGGGCAAACTTCGTCTTGGCATCCCGAAGGGCTCGCTGCAGGACTCCACCGTGCAGCTCTTCGCGCGCGCCGGCTGGAACATCTACGTCAGCTCGCGCTCGTACGTCCCCGGCACCGACGATCAGGAACTGGAGTGCATGCTGATCCGCGCGCAGGAGATGGCGCGCTACGTGGCCGATGGGGTGCTCGACGCGGGACTCACCGGCCAGGACTGGATCGCCGAGCAGCTCATCGCGTCGCGCGCCGAAGTCGTGCCCGTGCAGGAGCTCGTGTACTCGAAGCAGAGTTTCGGCACCGTGAAGTGGGTACTTGCCGCCCCAGACGATTCGCGCTTCACGAAGCCCGAGGACTTCGCGGGCTGCACGATCGCCACGGAACTCGTGAAGGTGACCGAGGACTACTTCCAGGCCAAGGGCATCGACGTCACCGTTGAATTCTCCTGGGGTGCCACCGAGGTCAAGCCGCCCGTGCTCGCCGACGGTATCGTCGAGGCCACCGAAACGGGATCGACGCTGCGCGCCAACAGGCTGCGGATCATCGACACGGTGATGGAGTCGCGCACGCAGCTCATCGCGAATCCGGCGGCGTGGGTCGACCCGTGGAAGAAGACCAAGATCGAGAACATCGCGCTGCTGCTGCGCGCGGCGATCGAGGCACAGGGTCGCGTGGGGCTGATGCTCAACGTCAAGCGCGACGCGCTGAAGACGCTCCTCGAACTCGTGCCGGCGCTGCGTCGTCCCACGGTGTCGTCGCTGAGCGACGAGGACTGGGTGGCCGTGAACACGATCATCGAAGAGCGCGTGGTGCGCGACCTCGTCCCGCGACTCAAGGCCGCCGGCGCCGAGGGCATCGTCGAGTACCCGCTCAACAAGATCGTGGTGTGA
- the hisD gene encoding histidinol dehydrogenase, producing the protein MLRILESTDTRAVSRLLERTPADHARIEPVVKEIVATVRAKGDRALVAYAKQFDRLDGPIELSPAEIHAGAADCPPAVRRAIAKAARHIRIVAKAQLPARWTKVVAPGVRVTQRVTPLERVGCYVPGGRYPLPSSLLMAAVTARTAGVPEVIVTCPRPDAAVLAAAVEAGVDRVYHLGGAHAIAAMAYGTASVPRVDKIVGPGNAYVAVAKALVSCDCAIDFFAGPSEIVIVSTSGRPGWVAADLLAQAEHDEDARAILITPSKQLASQVAKAVAKQLATPAAAATPAATALARNGAIVVTRSIEEAAALANRMAPEHLVVDSLDVAAMIPAAGSIFVGEWTAQAAGDYAIGSNHVLPTSGAARFRGGLHAWDFVRVSTVQQLTRKGIELIGSTAATLADAEGLALHALSIRARLTAPEAKRPVGTAKRSHTRSRDSKRGGGRR; encoded by the coding sequence ATGCTGAGGATCCTGGAGTCCACCGACACGCGGGCCGTCAGCCGCCTGCTCGAACGCACGCCCGCCGATCACGCGCGGATCGAGCCTGTCGTGAAGGAGATTGTCGCGACGGTGCGTGCAAAGGGGGATCGCGCCCTCGTCGCGTACGCGAAGCAGTTCGATCGCCTCGACGGCCCGATCGAGCTGTCGCCGGCGGAGATTCATGCTGGTGCCGCGGACTGCCCGCCTGCCGTGCGCCGCGCGATCGCGAAGGCCGCGCGCCACATCAGGATCGTCGCGAAGGCGCAGCTGCCCGCGCGCTGGACGAAGGTCGTGGCGCCGGGCGTGCGGGTCACGCAACGCGTCACGCCTCTCGAACGCGTCGGGTGCTACGTGCCAGGCGGACGCTATCCGCTGCCCTCGTCGCTGCTGATGGCTGCCGTGACGGCGCGTACGGCGGGCGTGCCAGAGGTGATCGTGACGTGCCCGCGACCCGACGCAGCCGTGCTCGCGGCGGCCGTCGAAGCCGGCGTCGATCGCGTGTATCACCTCGGCGGTGCGCACGCGATCGCGGCGATGGCATACGGCACGGCGAGCGTGCCGCGCGTGGACAAGATCGTCGGTCCCGGCAACGCCTACGTGGCCGTCGCGAAGGCGCTCGTCTCGTGCGATTGCGCCATCGACTTCTTCGCGGGTCCGAGCGAGATCGTGATCGTGTCGACGTCGGGGCGTCCCGGCTGGGTCGCGGCCGACCTGCTCGCGCAGGCCGAACACGACGAGGACGCGCGGGCCATCCTGATCACGCCATCGAAGCAACTCGCGTCGCAGGTTGCGAAGGCCGTCGCGAAGCAGCTCGCCACGCCTGCCGCAGCCGCCACGCCCGCCGCGACGGCACTCGCGCGCAATGGGGCGATCGTCGTCACGCGATCGATCGAAGAAGCCGCCGCGCTCGCCAATCGCATGGCTCCAGAGCATCTCGTGGTCGATTCACTCGACGTGGCGGCGATGATCCCCGCCGCCGGCTCGATTTTTGTGGGCGAGTGGACGGCCCAGGCCGCCGGCGACTACGCGATCGGCTCGAATCATGTGCTGCCCACGAGTGGCGCCGCGCGGTTCCGCGGCGGCCTGCACGCGTGGGATTTCGTGCGCGTGTCCACGGTGCAGCAGCTCACGCGCAAGGGCATCGAACTGATCGGGTCCACCGCCGCGACACTGGCCGACGCCGAGGGGCTGGCGCTGCACGCGCTGTCGATTCGCGCGCGACTGACCGCTCCCGAGGCGAAACGACCCGTAGGGACGGCGAAACGTTCGCACACGAGATCCCGTGACAGCAAGCGCGGTGGTGGGCGGCGATGA
- a CDS encoding histidinol-phosphate aminotransferase family protein, whose translation MSAGDQYAYDRADAPANALRLHLNEHTGGCSPAVTAALAAMTRETVAQYPDYARVTQAVADDAGVPAARVLLTNGLDEGIVAVAMAQLRAQPEAVIPEPAFGMYANATEAVGGTVVRVMPGPDLSLDREAIAAAITPRTGVLFIATPGNPSGVSLTHDEITWLASALPPGALLLLDEAYIAFGGTSFLPHLDEWPNVAIGRTFAKAYGLAGVRAGAIIAREDVIARLRRMIPPYSLNAFAATALEAAIGDPAYVDAYRAEVAASRQLFYDACDRWGLSYLRSDANFVLVRAGEKREAILAGLEARGIYVRDRHGQPGCDGCIRITTGLVAHTRACIDVMEEILCAKA comes from the coding sequence ATGAGCGCGGGCGATCAGTATGCGTACGACAGGGCCGACGCGCCGGCCAATGCGTTGCGGCTGCACCTCAACGAGCACACGGGTGGCTGCTCGCCGGCCGTCACGGCCGCATTGGCGGCGATGACACGCGAGACTGTCGCCCAGTATCCCGACTACGCGCGCGTCACGCAGGCCGTGGCAGACGATGCCGGCGTGCCGGCGGCCAGAGTGCTGCTCACCAACGGTCTCGACGAGGGCATCGTCGCCGTCGCGATGGCGCAGTTGCGCGCGCAGCCGGAAGCCGTGATTCCCGAGCCGGCGTTCGGCATGTATGCCAATGCCACGGAGGCCGTAGGGGGCACCGTGGTACGGGTGATGCCGGGGCCAGATCTGTCGCTCGATCGTGAGGCGATCGCCGCCGCGATCACGCCGCGCACCGGTGTGCTGTTCATCGCCACGCCCGGCAATCCGAGCGGCGTCTCGCTCACGCACGATGAGATCACCTGGCTCGCCTCCGCGCTGCCGCCTGGCGCGCTGCTGCTGCTCGACGAGGCCTACATCGCGTTCGGCGGCACGTCCTTCCTGCCGCACCTCGACGAGTGGCCGAACGTGGCGATCGGACGTACGTTCGCGAAGGCTTACGGATTGGCCGGCGTGCGCGCCGGCGCCATCATCGCGCGGGAGGACGTGATCGCGCGCCTGCGCCGCATGATCCCGCCTTACAGCCTGAACGCCTTCGCCGCCACGGCTCTCGAAGCGGCCATCGGCGATCCGGCGTACGTCGACGCCTATCGAGCGGAAGTGGCAGCCTCGCGGCAGTTGTTCTACGACGCCTGCGACAGGTGGGGCCTCTCGTACCTGCGCAGCGACGCCAACTTCGTGCTCGTGCGCGCGGGCGAGAAGCGTGAGGCGATCCTCGCGGGCCTCGAAGCGCGCGGCATCTACGTGCGCGACAGGCACGGTCAGCCCGGCTGCGACGGCTGCATCCGCATCACGACGGGCCTGGTGGCCCACACCAGGGCGTGCATCGACGTCATGGAGGAGATCCTGTGCGCAAAGGCGTGA
- the hisB gene encoding imidazoleglycerol-phosphate dehydratase HisB, whose amino-acid sequence MRKGVIARHTRETRIDIRLGIEGKGRYDVHTGIRFFDHMLELFTRHGAFDLTLKADGDLDVDQHHTVEDVGIALGEAFTQALGSKVGINRAGYFLMPMDETLAIAAVDLGGRPHAVVDLGVRVRLVGDLQVELLHDFFEGFAQGARANVHVKVMYGRSSHHRIEAVFKAFARAMRVACAKDKQLARMLPSTKGLL is encoded by the coding sequence GTGCGCAAAGGCGTGATCGCGCGACACACGCGCGAGACCCGTATCGACATCAGGCTCGGCATCGAGGGCAAGGGACGCTACGACGTCCACACCGGCATCAGGTTCTTCGACCACATGCTGGAGCTCTTCACGCGGCACGGCGCGTTCGACCTGACGCTGAAGGCCGACGGCGATCTCGACGTCGATCAACACCACACGGTGGAGGACGTCGGCATCGCGCTCGGCGAGGCGTTCACGCAGGCGCTCGGCAGCAAGGTCGGCATCAACAGGGCCGGCTACTTCCTGATGCCGATGGACGAGACGCTCGCGATCGCGGCCGTGGATCTCGGCGGACGCCCGCATGCCGTTGTCGATCTCGGCGTACGCGTGCGGCTGGTGGGCGATCTGCAGGTGGAACTGCTGCACGACTTCTTCGAGGGCTTCGCGCAGGGCGCACGCGCGAACGTCCACGTGAAGGTGATGTACGGGCGATCGAGCCACCATCGCATCGAGGCGGTGTTCAAGGCGTTCGCGCGCGCGATGCGCGTGGCCTGCGCGAAGGACAAGCAGCTCGCGCGCATGCTGCCCAGCACGAAGGGCCTGCTGTGA
- the hisH gene encoding imidazole glycerol phosphate synthase subunit HisH translates to MVALVDYKAGNLTSVRKALAAVGAEILTPSTPDDLTAADAIVVPGVGHFDATAALDAPWHGAIRARLDAGVPLLGICLGQQWLFEGSDEAPDVPGLGVLPGRCVKLTPVAMPTADGTTPVLKVPHVGWNALTRTGRPSRLLDGIADNAQAYFTHSYVAPASEATVATTDHGGAFTSVVEQGLVFGAQFHPEKSGGTGLRMLRNFIDVVRERRARRDGPAAATEEER, encoded by the coding sequence ATCGTCGCGCTCGTCGACTACAAGGCCGGCAATCTCACGTCGGTGCGCAAGGCGCTCGCGGCCGTTGGCGCGGAGATCCTCACGCCATCGACGCCCGACGACCTGACCGCGGCCGACGCGATCGTCGTGCCCGGTGTCGGCCATTTCGACGCGACTGCCGCGCTCGACGCGCCATGGCACGGTGCGATTCGCGCGCGCCTCGATGCCGGCGTCCCATTGCTGGGGATCTGTCTCGGACAGCAGTGGCTCTTCGAGGGTAGCGACGAGGCACCCGACGTGCCGGGCCTCGGCGTGCTGCCGGGCCGCTGCGTGAAGCTCACGCCCGTCGCCATGCCCACAGCCGACGGGACCACACCCGTTCTGAAGGTGCCGCACGTCGGATGGAACGCGCTGACACGTACGGGACGTCCGTCGCGTCTGCTCGACGGGATTGCCGACAACGCGCAGGCGTACTTCACGCATTCATACGTCGCACCTGCAAGTGAGGCAACAGTGGCCACCACCGATCACGGCGGTGCCTTCACCAGCGTTGTCGAGCAGGGACTCGTGTTCGGCGCGCAGTTCCATCCCGAGAAGAGCGGCGGGACGGGATTGCGGATGCTGCGTAATTTCATCGACGTCGTGCGGGAACGCCGGGCGCGGAGAGACGGCCCTGCCGCGGCAACGGAGGAGGAGCGCTGA